In the Mesorhizobium sp. M1D.F.Ca.ET.043.01.1.1 genome, TGAGCATGATCAGCGGCTCGGACGCGATATCGCCGATCGAGATGATGTCGGCGCTGGCGAGCTTGTGGCTGAGCGGCAGCCAGAGCCGATAGGCCGAGACTTCGAGGATTTCGGACTGCAGCGCGGTGCGATCGCGCAAGTTCGAGGTGACCATGACGGCGATGTCGAGCTTGCCGCCGACCAGGAGGTGCTCGAGATAGTCGCCATTGTCCTCGATGGCCGAGACCTCGACGCTTGGATAGGCGCGGCGGTAGCGCGCCAGCAGGTCGGAGAGCACATAGCCGGCAACCAGCGAGGTGACGCCGAGCTGCAGCCGCCCGCCCGCCGTCAGCTGGTCGCCGAGGAAGGCGCGGCGCGCGTCGGAGACATCGGCCAGGATCTTTGTCGCGTGGCGCAGGAACTGGTGGCCCTTGTGGGTGATGTTGAGGCCGCGCGGATGACGCTCGAACAGTTCGACGCCGAGATCGCTCTCGAGCTCCTTGATCGCCTCGGTGACCGAAGATTGGGAGATCGAAAGGTTCTGCGCGGCGCCGGAGACGGTGCCCTGCTCGGCGACGGCGACGAAGAACTGGAGTTGGCGGATGGTGAAGGCCATGGCCGGACTAAACACCGGGATGATGGCGGAGGGAAGTGCCGGCCGGCCGCCTTCAGATCTCGCTCAGGCCGCGGCGATGCTGAGCCGCGCTCCGGCCTGGCTGAGCGCGGCGGCGATGTCGCGCGGCGGCGGCTGGTCGGTGGCCAGCTCGGAAAAGCCGTCGAAGCCGCAGACCTGAACCAGCCCCTGCCGGCCGAATTTGGTGTGGTCGGTGATGACCAGCGAGCGCTGGCCGCGCGACAGCACCATGCGGGCGAATTCGGCCTCCTCCAGTTCGTAGTCGGTCAGGCCGGCGACGGCGTCGACCGCGCCGATGGAGATCACGGCGTGGCTGACCGAGAAGCGACTGACGAACTCGATCGCGGTGGCGCCGAAGGCAGCGCCTGAATCGCTGCGCAGCTCGCCGCCGGCCATGTAGACCTTGTTGCCGTTGACTGTCGCCAGCGTGCGGGCGATGTCGGACGAATTGGTGACCACCGTCAGCCGGCGATGGCCGAGCAGCTCGCGCGCCAGGAAGGAAGTGGTGGTGCCGGTGTCGAGCATGATCGACTCGCCGTCGCGGATGGTGGCCGCGACCATTCGGGCAATCAGGCGCTTTGCCTCGGCATTCTCGCGCATGCGGCGTTCGAACGGCGCTTCTCCCGCCATCGAGGGCAGGCTGACGGCGCCGTGCATCTTCAGGATCGATCCCTCGTCGGTGAGCGGCCGGACGTCGCGCCGTACCGTCTCCAGCGACACGCCCAGGCGCTCGGCCAAGCTGGCAATGGTGACGGTGCCCTCCTCGTTGAGGAGCCGCAGGATCTCGCCATGCCGTTTCGAGTGGATCATGTGGATGTCCGCGATTTTGACCGATTCTAAGGCATTCCTAACGCTTTTAAAGGAATTGCTTATGCTTTCGGGCAAAACACCCAAAAAAGGTCACAGCTTTTTATTGACAGCAAGATCACGCTGGCGTGAGACTGATCCAGTGACAGGCTCGGAGCTGCCACGGGAGGGTGATGGCAGAGCCGCAATCGACCGACCAGACCTTCTGGAACGTGCCTGGCACGCGCTTTTTTCAAATCCGCGGGGGCGGATGCCGGGATCCTAAACCTGGCCAAGGGGCTCGTCGGTGCAGTGCGGGATATCGATCCCAGCGTCTCGCACCGACGAGGCTCTTTTGTTCTCTCTTACCGCTTTGTCGGAAACCGGCGCGTTGTCGA is a window encoding:
- a CDS encoding LysR substrate-binding domain-containing protein produces the protein MAFTIRQLQFFVAVAEQGTVSGAAQNLSISQSSVTEAIKELESDLGVELFERHPRGLNITHKGHQFLRHATKILADVSDARRAFLGDQLTAGGRLQLGVTSLVAGYVLSDLLARYRRAYPSVEVSAIEDNGDYLEHLLVGGKLDIAVMVTSNLRDRTALQSEILEVSAYRLWLPLSHKLASADIISIGDIASEPLIMLTVDEIEENTGKLLSAIGARPHVAFRTRSVEAVRSLVATGAGVALLPDLVYRPWSLEGDRIESRDISGSLPVVQVGMVWRRGSGLPQAARDFIGLAQSQRMVRQRL
- a CDS encoding DeoR/GlpR family DNA-binding transcription regulator — translated: MIHSKRHGEILRLLNEEGTVTIASLAERLGVSLETVRRDVRPLTDEGSILKMHGAVSLPSMAGEAPFERRMRENAEAKRLIARMVAATIRDGESIMLDTGTTTSFLARELLGHRRLTVVTNSSDIARTLATVNGNKVYMAGGELRSDSGAAFGATAIEFVSRFSVSHAVISIGAVDAVAGLTDYELEEAEFARMVLSRGQRSLVITDHTKFGRQGLVQVCGFDGFSELATDQPPPRDIAAALSQAGARLSIAAA